The genome window tacttttataacttaagtatattcatgttcactgtatcgcatttagttttttcttcctcctcgatagttgaatgaattaattgtaattattataaataatctaacaacacatgtttaattaatttttttaagcttaaataatttaaagttttcaaaaggaaagtgtaattaactttcttaaaagttttttaaaaataattttttagtcaattagtaatgtccttttccttttcaatttgcctaatttccatttcttttttcgttagaatatttttatattttcaatcaattagtaaaatcagttttcttgtccattttatctttaatattgtttgggcggaaatttcacaaaagaatattttatatttattaatagtagtatagatatagaagtatagataagtatttgaattattattattgatgtaaataataattaataaattattttttcttataaaattaggccgaatttgttttcattattctcacaattataatggtttaattattgtcataatttggtaaataaaattttgttaccaattaaaatttattaatttttttaccaattaattactaatattagtttgtgcagtatagaacacatccagtatagaacaaaattttaagaagaatttaccaattagctgattgctatccactcctctaggagcctttaacgatccaaaatctttaaatttgaacatgtgtttgtaaatggatgcaagttccctaaggaagatcatgaaatttaaaaaaccaagcaaaaagctgaaaaaactcaaaaaaaaaaaaaggcagcatactaacaacataaaaaatgcataacaataaatacaaaataaagcaatatgaccaaacatgaccatgattttattcctattaaataaaacaatacaaaattgagcaatattaaataaaacaatatcttgaccgcaacaacagaatttgcatatttgaaggtggagaggtctggaataattgcactgcgtttttcgtttctcttttaaagttcacaatataggattagggatttatataaggttgtatcttattacaatacaattgtagtatgataggaattgtaatatagaattgtgatacaataggaattgtaatgtagaattgtacaatgaatagaaaaataggaaataatcgcatcctaaatattgtaagactcttttgggcgggaagcttaaagtgatgattttgtttttatatatagtatagattagacaattattaatagAACAAAtttttaagaagaatttaccaattagcttaTTGTTATCCACTCCTCTgggagcctttaacgatccaaaatctttaaatttgaacatgtgtttgtaaatggatgcaagttccttaaggaagatcatgaaatttaaaaaactaagcaaaaagctgaaaaaactcaaaaaagaaaaaaaaaaaacaacatactaacaacataaaaaatgcataacaataaatacaaaataaagcaatatgaccaaacatgaccatgattttattcctattaaataaaacaatacaaaattgagcaatattaaataaaacaatatcttgaccgcaacgacagaatttgcagatttgaatGTGGAGAGGTTTGGAATAATTGCACTTCGTtttgcgtttctcttttaaagttcacaatataggattagggatttatataaggttgtatcttattacaatagaattgtagtatgataagAATTGTAAcgtagaattgtgatacaataggaattgtaatgtagaattgtacaacgaataggaaaatatgaaataatcgCATCTTAAATATTGTATGACTGTTTTGGgtgggaagcttaaagtgaggatttagtttttatatatagtatagattgtagtataggaaaggatttagtttttatatatagtatagattgtagtataggaattgatttagtttttatatatagtatagattgtagtataggaattgtagagaaattgtagtatacgaattgtattagaattgtagtataggaattgtagaatagtagacttcattttgtagtattggatttcgtgtttttaatagcagatttattttatacgaattgtattggaattgtagtacaggaattatattgttttaatattattctattgtttatacgaattgtattggaattgtagtatatgaattgtattgttttaatattattctattattttaattgttttaatgtacaatattttgggcgggaaggaagatttcgatttggaggattttgtttttatatatagtatagattgtagtataggaattatattgttttaatattattctattgtttatacgcattgtattggaattgtagtacaggaattatattgttttaatattattctattattttaattgttttaatgtacaatattttgggcgggaaggaagatttcgttttggaggattttgtttttatatatataaagattacgcaaactataatattataggtctgttttgggcggtaagttaaaactgaggatattgtttttattaatagtatagattgcattgcagagaaatatatatactgaattattaccattagtaattctagtttagaattgtattacgaataggaacgtaggaaagaatttattttattaggaattctattttaatttacaattgtattagggataggaattgtattaccatattttacaatattacgcaaaccataatattataggtctgttttgggcgggaagttaaaactgaggatattgtttttattaatagtatagattgcattgcagagaaatatatatactgaattattaccattagtaattctagtttagaattgtattacgaataggaacgtaggaaagaatttattttattaggaattctattttaatttacaattgtattagggataggaattgtattaccatattttacaatattacgcaaaccataatattataggtctgttttgggcggcaagttaaaactgaggatattgtttttattaatagtatagattgcattgcagagaaatatatatactgaattattaccattagtaattctagtttagaattgtattacgaataggaacgtaggaaagaatttattttattaggaattctattttaatttacaaggggagtagggataggaattgtattaccatattttacaatattacgcaaaccataatattaggaattctatttgaatttacaattgtattagggataggaattgtattaccatattttacaatattacgcaaaccataatattaggaattctatttgaatttacaattgtattagggataggaattgtattaccatattttacaatattacgcaaaccataatattaggaattctatttgaatttacaattgtattagggataggaattgtattaccatattttacaatattacgcaaaccataatattaggaattctatttgaatttacaattgtattagggataggaattgtattaccatattttacaatattacgcaaaccataatattaggaattctatttgaatttacaattgtattagggataggaattgtattaccatattttacaatattacgcaaaccataatattataggtctgttttgggcgggaagttaaaactgaggatattgtttttattaatagtatagatttcatGCTTAatgtactaataataattgcgtAACACAAAGTttcaataaatttaatttggtcataaaaatttaaatttagtttCAATTTGATCCTCATGGAACAAATCATCGCTTTTTTTATATGAAGAAGAAAACTTGCGGTCACTATTTCGAGGGTGTGTATTGTCTAAATCATGCTCAAACcacataaaaaatgtaaatcgCATTAGAAAAATCACGTTCGACGAACTCAATCTAGATGGTGTAACTATTTAAGGAGAAATGAGGGATATGAGAAAACTCATTATGCTTGTTTTTTACAACCTTTTATGTGAGCAATCAGTACATGGAAGCCCACTATTAGACTGTGGCTTGAATTTCATTTCTCATGGGCTTATTGCCCTTCAGAGGAGAGCTAGAAGCCCAAATTAGGAACTTAAATTAAGAAACTATATGAGGTAAGTATTCTGTAAGACTGTTTTATGTGTAATTCTTTTTAAcgaaaacattattttttttatgtttataaaaatattatattttaactaaaagtaTTACACCTCTAACAAAATACCTCAAACTTCTTTGGGTGTGCAAATAAATCATACCAACCGAAAAATAATTGACCGATAATTGAATTGtctgaaattttcatttttcgaTTTGGTTTCTATTAGGTAGTTCAAAAAAGTTGTCATTTCGATTTTTCAGTTTAGGGAATGTAGGCACAGATATAAGTCGTTTATACTTCCAAAAAAGGAAGAAGTCGTTTATAGCTGTTGTGACCATCTTGAGCTTTGGATATTCacatgatatattattattattattattattattattattattattttgaatgacAAGAGAAACCTGTAGGCTATATAGTCATTATTTGAAGTGTGTCCGGAATAAACTCTATTTATGTGTAATacgataatattattattattattaggattaGAATTATATAGTTAAATATTTGAGTGTAAAtgtttatttgatattattaattaataaaatagataTTGAAGTCGGTTGAGTATTATAGTCAGTCAATAACCTTTATAATCAAATTCAATTGTTTTTGTCAATCTGCGTGCACCACTTCCACAGTATTCAAATAATCACTCGGGAAATGGGAATTGAAGGTGACAATCTGGTTTGCCATCATGGACCTTTACATGTTTTATACAAATTAGTAATATTTAATCtcatcaattaaaattataaagtaGAATTGAGTTATTGAGTAAAGTATGTTTCTCGTACATAAAAGTCACAAATTTATTTCTTGTTAATACTTGATCAAGTTCATTacattgaatttttttagtgaaatttacttttgttgaatttttatgCTTTTTGACAATTGACATTGTCGGCCGAACCCTTTTCAGTATTCCAACGAATGATGCTTCGAAGTAGTAATGTTAGAGGCCTTGACTGGCGACCCGTAGAATTAAGCCCACTGTTTTTCTTCCAATCTTCCCTGCTTACTATTTGATTCATTTCCCTTGGGCATTGCCATTTCAAAACTAATCACCGGTCTAAAGGGATTCATTCGCTTCATACTGCACACACTTTGTACTTTAAtgtttgtatataatataatcggtttggttggcgtgagtgaccATATACTCTTATCTCTTAAAGAGAAGTCAGGAGTTTGAACTCCCATTTTGTACGAAAAAATCAATATGGCCATCACTTTGCCATTTAATTGGATCGGGGCCCAGTGTGAACAGGAATTAGTCTGTCTCTTACAATTAGGACATGCTCAGCTAACAGTTatgatacaaacttgtaacgaTTATAAGCAATTAATGTCCTTTAGAGAGATCACGAAGATCTCCCATGTATTGAATGAAGGTACTAACTGCGGAGATCATCTCGTCAACCTAGGTCAAGCAAGAGATTAGAGTACAATAGTTTGGAATCACCCTTGGATGATCTTCATGCGAATGCGATTGAGGTCATGGTGTAAAAGGCTAAATAGTGTTGATATCAACTAAAATACTCTCAGTTGCtccaacaataaaataatttctaaaaattcattatttaatatcACACAATTGCATTAATAAATATAGACAAATGTATTTTATCATGCAtcattcacaattttagtattatttaaaaaaaaatcaatcaatatttttatatcCTTCAAGTTGGACTactatcaatatttttttttcttctcaaaaaaaaaaaaaaacttccaatCAATATTGTTTTTGAGATTCTTTGGAATGTAAAATATACTATTATAACTGTAACTATATAGATTTTCTTTCATTAAAAGTCATtaatgtaaaagaaaaaaaaacactgcaTTAAATTGACAACTCTTTTTTAACATATGTAATAAACTTTAggataattaagaaaattttaaaatataaaagagtcaatttaaaaataaatgtaagagattcaataaaagaaacataaagtataatttatgaatgcaatttatattatcaacatatttattttaaaattcaaattaagaCCTAACAAATTTAGCTTTCTTGTTAGACGTTAGATTAGATATTAAATAGATAGTGATTGGTGTGTTTTAGAAAAGACTAGCAATAGTGAAGTTTTGGAATATGATAACGACAGCGGACAGCATTCATATCTAATGTTCTGGCAAGTGGCAACCAGATCTATACCTGCTATTACTTATTGATATCGATACTATTGAAAAGGATTGTTGCTTGTTTTCTACCCTTCTTCTTTGTGTAAAAGaaagacaatataatatatttttttaaagtagtatcaattatattataatgtagtatttatttaatataacaaacaaataaataaatataaaatataaataaattcagaaaatataaaatgagataAAGAGAGTATGATATAGTAACTCATTTAGACTATCCTTATCTCTGCAATactttcacttttaaaagtatatccTACTTTCAAGTCACCCAATTTACAATTCACTTACTTTTCATACTATATCCCTGtaaatctaattaatttttaaaagtaaaccCCACTATCACACCAATTTAAAACATTAACTCtaaactataaaaataaataaataaataaaagtactaCACGGCAGCCTTTACTACAACAAAGGCTTCCATTATCAAGTTTGTTAAAACAGCAAACTTGCTATCCTATATGGTAAACTAagcaataaaaaatatttttttgaccaCCTCACCTAGCAAGTGAGCCACTTGTTGGGTTGGGGTCAGTCTTATGGTAAGgtgaaaaaatgtaaaatttgaaCAAATTCAAGCATTAATATGTTTGTTAGTTTGAAACCATAAAGTTATGTACAGTGTGAAGGttaactaaatttttttaatttgagtctctcagttataaataatttagatCGATTTGTATTATTgtagttttttatttaaaaattacaaaataagatttattaagaaaaaaaaaacgaagtcAAACATGGTAACGCATGGCATTGACCATCGTGAGACGTGTGTTTTAGGCTTTTTAGCCCATGGTAGCGACGTGCCGCACCAACGCCGCGCCGCCTCGCTCCCCATTTCGCCCACAGACTCAAATCCGGTGCTTGCTACTGTAGAACAGTACAGTGTTtttcattttcctcaaaaatagaaataatagaGAATACTCGAAACTAAATGCGcatatgatatataattatataattatatatatacgcatTATTGTTCTTCCACCGTCTTCACAGCCACGATACTAACtgctctctttctctctctctttgagcTATAGTAAACGGTGATCGGTGACAGGAGATGAATTCCTCGAATTTGTTACTTGAAGAGCCGATTCGGATGGCCACCATCCTCGAGCCGTCCAAAGCGGTGAGTCAACTCGCTTGGTTACCGGCGTATTTATTTCTTTTCGTTTTGGTAGTTTTTCCGGTTTGtttgttagttattttattttgtttttgtttttgtttttgtttttgaatgaTTAACGCAAACTCGTATGCTTCATGCATATGCTTTTACTCGATCATCGActtgttgattttgatttttgaaagtTTCAGTATGATGCTAGTATAGTATAATATGCTGTGATTTTTGCTTTTATTTGCGATTCGTATATAGTACAATAATACTTAGTGAATTTAAATGATGCGCAGAGCGTTTTTCCTGCAATGACGAAGATCATAGGGACACTGGGTGTAAAATCGCGATCCGTTGATGTCATTTCCGACTGTCTCAAAGCTGGAATGTCTGGTATTCGACAACTATACGCTTTTGTGTGGCTTTGTGTGTTTTCCGTTTAGTTTCGGCAGTTTCGCTCTTTGCACGTCTATTTTGGTTAGACTGGTGATGAACCGATCCTCTTTTCCCTCATTGTTTGTAATAGCGGCACGATTCGATTTTTCATGGGGTGATCCTGAGTTTCACCAGGAGACATTAGAAAATTTGAAGATGGCCGTCAAGAAAACGAAGAAACTCTGTGCAGTAAGTGACTTGTCTGATAGCTTGGTGTGAGTTCTGTGAGCTGTTGGGCTTCCCTGTTAAATAATGTTCTGGAGGTGTGATGTGAGCATGTGGTTGTTCTTTTCTTCCAGGTTATGCTGGACACCACTGGTCCGGAATTGCAAGTCATCAATAAAAGCAACCATCCTATTTCCCTTGAAGCAGATACGTTACTAGTTCTGACTCCTGATGTAGAAAAGGAAGCTACTCCAAATCTACTCCCTATAAATTATAATGGCTTGGCAAAGGTCAGCTTGTAGATATGAGAAAGTTTTGCTTCTTATGAGACATCTGTAATCATAAATGTAGATTGTTTTCTTTTATGACATGCATAGATCAACATTCTAGGGAGTGTTATGTTCTGAACTCTGAGGCTACTTTTCTGTTTCTGCAGGCAGTGAAAACTGGAGACACTATTTTCATTGGTCAATACTTGTTCACAGGAAAAGAAACTACCTCAGTATGGCTTGAGGTAAGGCCTATAGATTTGATACCTTGTACTAAGCAGTCAGATACTCTTCCTTCTTGGCCATTTATTGATAAGCTTAGTACCACTATACACTGTACATTGTATTGTGGCAATTTACTATTGCTATCAATTATAGCATTGTGgttaagaaatttgaaaattttttactgAAGTCCCATCCCTTGCTTTAACCTAGCGAAAGCACTGATAAAACGAAATTAATCTAAGCATAATTGGTGTTTCTGATGGATTTTGACTGATGCAGGTTACTGAGGTAAAAGGGGATGATGTGGTCTGCCTTATAAAAAGTTCTGCCACCTTGTCTGGGTCCTTGTACACTTTACATGTTTCCCAAATTCACATTGATCAGCCTACCCTGACTGAACTAGATAAGGAGGTATGCTGTTCACCTTATACCTAGTGGTCAACCACAGCAATCAATTCAGTGTTAGGAGGATAAAATATGTTTGGACATACTGGCTTTCTATGATCTGTATATTTGGATCtgtttggttttgtttatgAATACACTGCATATTATTGGAGATCAATTTATGTTTGGATTTTTAATGTCTTTTCAGCTTTTAGTGCTTGTTTGGCAATATAAATGGCTGTAGGGTTGCTTTCTAAGCCTGTTTTTGTGGTTCTAGTATTTTGCACTGTGTTCACTAATTGGCCATAGTTTTCCTTCCTAGTGCTATGATGAGTTTGGTCCTTATCAAGTGCCTTTGGATCTTTCATGACTGTGTCAGGTCATAAGCACTTGGGGAGTTAGAAACAGTATAGACTTTCTTTCACTATCATATGCGCGACACGCAGAAGATGTTCGACATGTAAGTGATTATGCAGTTCCCAATAATTCATAGTTTTTTCATTTTCACTGTATTTCTATGTCTTATGCATTTGCTTCTGATCAGATGTGAATGAACTATATGTAGCATAAGCAAGTGCTATTTTGGCTTTCCTGGCTAACTATATGTGGCTTTTCATGTTAGGCTCGGGAATTTCTTTCTAAGCTGGGGGATCTTAGTCAAACTCAAATTTTTGCAAAGATTGAAAATGTGGAGGTCAGAGGTCTTTCAAGTGCTTTGGCAGTATTTTGAAACAGAAGTTGTATGCCAATAGTGTTATAAATTAGTGCTTCATAATTTATCAACTTTCATTTCTTTCCAGGGCTTGACACACTTTGATGAGATTCTGCAAGAAGCAGATGGAATCATTTTTGGCCGTGGAAATCTGGGGATTGATCTTCCTCCTGAGAAGGTACATTGCTATTATGTGTGACTAATTAGTTGGGACTAAATATGCAAGGAAAATGTGATTCTTTTCATTTcaatgaaaacaaaatctgtGCTGAAGTATTTGTTTCCTTATGTATGTAATAAGCAGCCATGTCCTGTCACTGTTTGCTTTAGTAGCATGCCAATCAAAGCAAAAGACAGAATGGAAAATGCAATTTATAATAGAGAAGAAAATGAAACCTAAGGAATGAATTTTCTGGTGGCAATCAGAAGCAATTTattccttaaaaaaataaaagctcatgctttttattttattattttggtttTCCCATTTAGATATTTGTTGACATTTTTCTGCTTTCTGTTTATAGCTAGTGCAGTGTTGCCAACTAGATTCTATTGCTTTTCAGGTATTTTTGCATCAGAAGGTAGCCCTTTTCAAGTGCAACATGGCTGGGAAACCAGCAGTTGTTACTCGTGTTGTGGACTCTATGACTGATAACTTGCGACCCACTCGTGCTGAGGCAACGGATGTTGCCAATGCTGTACTTGATGGTAGTATTTGACCTcctgataaaaataaaattctgtTTCTGATGCTTTAttgattaatatttttgttccATAAATTGTTGTGGTTACTCTAGTCCTGCTTTTCTGAGTGGGCCTTAATCCAGAAAGGCTCATTTTGCATCTGTCTCATGCAATTCTTCTCTGCTTGTCTCAGGTTGTGATGCGATTCTTCTAGGTGCAGAGACCTTGCGAGGATTATATCCTGTTGAGACTATTTCAATCATCGGCAAAATTTGTTCTGAGGTAGAGTTTCCTAATTCTTTTCTGTATTTTgcagttacctggtattatgcTTTTGTATATCATTTTGCTTCTGTGTCAACTGAAATACTGAATGAATCAGACCAAATGCTACAGgaatgttttaaatttaaaagttcataattattttatacttttcctTTTGCGATGGAGGCCTTTTTTATCAATTGAACATCATGTGGATCACTGTAATTTACTTAAAGCCCTGTATGCAGGCTGAGAAGGTTTTCAATCAAGATTTATACTTCAAGAGAACTGTTAAATATGTTGGAGAACCAATGTCCCACTTGGAATCTATTGCCTCCTCTGCGGTGAGTTTGCTTCAGTGTCTATTTTCACTTAGTTTAACAGGAAAGAAGCCCACATGCAGATCACTGTATTGGCAACATAACTCACACTTTCTTTTGCTTAAAATCAGGTGCGTGCTGCCATCAAGGTTAGGGCATCTGTTATTATTTGCTTCACATCATCAGGGAGAGCAGCAAGGTATGTGAAAATTGTTGTATCTCTAGAGAAAGCTTGAAGAAAATGATTCCAACCTATATATCTCTACCGTCTTTGTGCCATGTAGAGCTTTATGAAATTCTAGTAGTCTTTTCATGCACATATTGCAATTTATGGACCTTCCCTTGGTTATGCACAGATTAATAGCAAAGTATAGGCCAACAATGCCCGTATTATCTGTTGTTATTCCTCAACTGAAGAGTAATCAGCTTCGTTGGACATTTAGTGGGGCTTTTGAGGTAAAATACCTTTCTACTTATAAATGGCCCTCAGTTCGACGGATTTTGCAAGTATTTGTCACTGACTATCCCGTTGATGACAATTGGCAGGCTAGACAATCTCTAATAGTCAGAGGCATTTTCCCCATGCTTGCAGATCCCCGACATCCGGTGAGATTTTTCTTTCCCAAATCACTCTGGCTTTGATTAGTTCCACTGCACATTCTGCATTCCAATATTAAGTAGGATTTATTAGAATTAGATCTTTTTTATTGTTGCTCTCTCTTTTGAATAACAAATTCTTAAAAATGTTCTTCACAACTACATCAAGATGTATCATATATGCAATGATCACAGAGGgggaaacaaaaagaaaaataactaAACTGgtatttcatttgaattttcaatCCTTGTACtttctaataatatttatttgtgaGAGCTCCCTTTCTCTTATCCTTAGGGGTTACAAACATAGCAATAACTCCTTTTGGCAGTTGCCTATATCCTAAAGGCAAATTTTGTAAAGTAAGATTGTAATTTTATTCATCAGGAAACTTGTTATTGTTGAATTAAGTTTGAGCTACCTCATTGTATCAAATATAGTTTCTTAGCAGCAGTCAGTTCAATGAAGTTATGAAGCTTTTTCTAAGATGATGGTGGAACTAACAGTCGTGTCTGCTCTCTTGCAGGGTGACCCCGCTAATGCAACAAATGAATCAGTGCTGAAGGTTGCACTGGACCACGGGAAGGCCCTAGGTGTAATAAAGCCACATGACAGGGTGGTTGTGTGTCAGAAGGTAGGTGACTCGTCTGTTGTGAAGATCATTGAGCTTGAGGACTAGACTTTAATCCATCCTCGTCGGTTTTTTGGCTTCTGTCAAAGCTTTTGCACTGCTCTTTAAAGAGTATTTTATGAGTAGCCAATGCTGTAGTGTAGTGTTTGGTGACTAGCTATCCCTCATTACGGTCggatttttggttttttttatttattgtggcTTAATCCAACAATTGCATGTATTCTACGTATAAAGAAGAATGTGCGAGTTCCTTTAAGAATGATTTTCCTGAATTCATTACGCTCTCATCAATTTCCTTGCCAATACCTCTGATGGATTTTCGGCCTATCATGGTCACAGTGCCTTCTTCACACAATCCCACAGCTCGGATAAACAAATTAAccattacaaatatatatatgatgatcaTATGAGAATTAACCCTCAATGTGCATGTGTAAACTTTGAAGTGCACCGAGTGTAAAGTTACAAAATGCATTCTTATGatatgtaataattaatatggagtagccaatgaccttgtggtctataGACGTATAGTGGCATCTAATTGCACCCCATGTGAGAAGGGtgagttcgagcttcagtggaagtaatgctgactctttgtgttgtgcttcagtaggttgagaaagtagttaagAACAAATAGCGGAGTAATTCAAAAGAAATTTTCAGTTTTAGAAGTCAAAATTTTCAGTTTTAGAAGTCAAACTATAAATGTGCATATTATGatatttaaaaatacttaaaaattataaatatgcataattcaaattttaaatgtgcacaatatatttaataattaaaagtgaaacacaaaaaacaaattttaatgcTCATGCAGtcggttttatatatataacaaattttaaaacaaagtacatttgtttaaaaaaaaaaaaacaaagcacaTTTATAAATCTGAACTAAAAATGAATGTTCGCTAATAACTCTATTTTAAGGCCAATAGAAAACTAATGACAATTTAGCATTGTTAATACAAACAGACAGTGACATAAACCGTACCCCAAATAACAGTGATTTTACAGCTATCAGTGACACAATACCTTGGCTTGTGCTACTGAAATAGTACAGACTGTACAGTGCCTCCATACTGGATGTCTTGGCAAATTTGAAAGCTCTTCGACAGAGTAAAACCACTAGCCTTATAACAACATACAAAACTTCTTCCTCTCCCTTCCGGCCTTCCCTctccaaaataaaattactgaCCTTATAACAACAGAGAAAATTTCTTGCAGCTTCTCACTTCTCTATCTAATCCACTTCAGTCATAATCAATGGGTCAAAGTGCCTCAGGGAAGCGCAATTCTGCTGGGCCGGGACCTAATATCCCCTTTTGTTCTGTTATCTTGCCCAATCCCTGGGATGAGTCAACCTGTCCATTCTTCTCATCATCTCTCCACACAATTCCTTGTGAATCCATCGGTATCATCTAGAACCAGAAAATAGAAATGAATGAAATAGATAGTCATAC of Ipomoea triloba cultivar NCNSP0323 chromosome 3, ASM357664v1 contains these proteins:
- the LOC116014434 gene encoding pyruvate kinase 1, cytosolic-like gives rise to the protein MNSSNLLLEEPIRMATILEPSKASVFPAMTKIIGTLGVKSRSVDVISDCLKAGMSAARFDFSWGDPEFHQETLENLKMAVKKTKKLCAVMLDTTGPELQVINKSNHPISLEADTLLVLTPDVEKEATPNLLPINYNGLAKAVKTGDTIFIGQYLFTGKETTSVWLEVTEVKGDDVVCLIKSSATLSGSLYTLHVSQIHIDQPTLTELDKEVISTWGVRNSIDFLSLSYARHAEDVRHAREFLSKLGDLSQTQIFAKIENVEGLTHFDEILQEADGIIFGRGNLGIDLPPEKVFLHQKVALFKCNMAGKPAVVTRVVDSMTDNLRPTRAEATDVANAVLDGCDAILLGAETLRGLYPVETISIIGKICSEAEKVFNQDLYFKRTVKYVGEPMSHLESIASSAVRAAIKVRASVIICFTSSGRAARLIAKYRPTMPVLSVVIPQLKSNQLRWTFSGAFEARQSLIVRGIFPMLADPRHPGDPANATNESVLKVALDHGKALGVIKPHDRVVVCQKVGDSSVVKIIELED